The sequence ATGATTGCTGGACGACTGAAGGAAACGCCTTATTCTCAATACGGTGTGCTTCTTTCTGTGACCAATTACGTTGAATTTTCGGCATCGCCCAGTTCGGGTTGGATGGGAAGTCTGTTAGGTTGGCTGCTGCTGCTCTTGATTTTCCTGGGGATGTGGAGTTGGATTGTGAACCGAGGCTCGATGGGTGGATCGGCCCTGACGATCGGTAAGAGTAAAGCCCGCATCTATTCTGAAGGCAGTGTGGGGGTCACGTTTGACGATGTGGCTGGCATTGATGAGGCCAAGGCGGAATTGCGGGAGATTGTCGATTTTTTACAAAATGCGGAAAAGTACACGCGGCTGGGAGCCAAAATTCCGAAAGGGGTGCTGTTGGTGGGGCCACCGGGAACGGGAAAGACGCTGCTGGTACGGGCGATCGCCGGAGAAGCAAGAGTTCCGTTTTTTAGTATTTCTGGCTCTGAATTTATTGAACTCTTTGTGGGTGTGGGTGCAGCACGGGTGCGGGATTTGTTTGAGCAGGCGAAACGGCAGGCTCCCTGCATCGTGTTTATTGATGAGTTGGATGCGTTGGGGCGATCGCGTGCCAGTGCTAGCCCCATTCAGTCCAGCAACGAAGAACGGGAGCAAACCTTAAACCAGTTACTTTCCGAGATGGACGGGTTTGATCCGAACACGGGGGTGATCCTGTTAGCTGCAACGAATCGACCAGAGGTTTTAGATCCGGCCTTACGGCGTCCCGGTCGTTTTGATCGGCAAATCGCGATCGATCGCCCGGATAAAGGTGGGCGGGAAGCGATCCTGAACCTTCATGCCAACCATGTGAAATTAGCTCGCGATGTTGATTTGTCGAAGTTGGCGGCTAGAACACCGGGATTTGCGGGAGCGGATCTGGCTAATCTCGTGAATGAAGCTGCATTGCTGGCCGCCCGCGAGGGTCACGATAGCGTGAGGATGGTGGACTTTAACGAAGCGATCGAACGGGTTGTGGCAGGACTGGAGAAGAAGTCTCGCGTATTGAATGAGTTGGAGAAAAAAATTGTGGCCTACCACGAAGTCGGCCATGCCCTGATTGCCGCCTTAATGCCCGGTTCCGGCAGTGTAGAAAAAATTTCTGTGGTGCCCCGCGGGATTGACGCCTTGGGGTACACGCTCCGTTTGCCTGAAGAAGACCGCTTTTTGATGACGGAATCCGAAATTCGGGGACAGCTTGTGATGCTATTGGGTGGGCGCTCGGCTGAAGAGGTGATCTTTGGCTCGACCTCTACGGGGGCGAGTGATGATTTGCAAAAAGCGACTGACCTTGCCGAACGATTTGTCACGCTGTACGGCATGAGCGATGCGTTGGGGTTAGTGGTCGTCGATCGCTCTCCGCAAACGTTCTTGGAGGGCTACTCTTCTCCGCGTCGTTCCGTGAGTGCTCCGGTGGCGGCGACTATTGATCAGGCGATCCATCAACTGATCGATGACGCTCATCGGATAGCGTTGGTCATTTTGGAGCAAAATCGGGATCTGCTGGACGAAACCGCTCGATCGCTCATGGAAAAGGAAGTTTTGGAAGGTCAGGATCTGAAGTTGGTTTTGAGTCATGTTCAGGCTCCTGGATCGTTGGCAGAATGGTTGCGAACGGGCAAACTGGGCGATCGCCCCCCGTCTGAACCTCCAGTATTAGATAATGGAAAAACGTCTCAACCCCACGTTAACCCTAAGTTTCTGCTGTAATGTTTTGAGCCATCAACGGTTTCACCCCAAGCTACCCGGCCTTGCTCGATTGAGGCAATCCTTCAAAGCCCTTCAGCATCGGAACTATCGACTCTACTTTGTGGGGCAAGGGATTTCTATAGTTGGCACCTGGATGACGCAGATCGCCGCCATCTGGTTGACCTATCATTTGACCAATTCCCCCTTTCTGTTAGGCATTGTGGGCTTTGTGGGCCAAAGTCCCAGTATTGTGCTGGCTCCGGTTGCGGGCTATCTGGGCGATCGCTGGAATCGTCGTCATATATTGCTGGTGACCCAAAGTTTAGCCCTGATTCGCTCCTTGGCGTTGGCGATCTTGGCGTTTACCAATCATCTAGACGTGGGACATTTGATTGTCCTGAGCTTTATTCAGGGCGTGTTAACCGCAATTGATTTGCCCACGCGTCAGGCGTTCGTCTCTGAAATTGTTGAAACCAAAGCTGACTTGGGCAGTGCGATCGCCCTTAATTCCTCCCTGGTGAGTGGGGCACGGCTCCTTGCTCCGGCGATCGCCGGACTCTTGCTCAGCTCTGTGGGGGCAGGCATGTGCTTTCTTCTGGATGCCATTAGCTATGGTGCGGTGATTACTGCCCTTGTGGCGATGAAACTTCAATCTAGATCGCGTCAGTGCCCGCAGGAAAGGCATCCACCCTGGCACGAAATTTCCATTGGGTTCAGCTACACATTGCATTCTCAGCCTATTCGGACGGTTCTGCTGTTGTTGGCGTTTACGACGTTTTTGGGAACGCCCTTCATTGCGCTAGGCCCTGTCTTTGCCGATGATGTGCTGGGGGGTAACTCTGATATTTTCGGATTTTTGATGACGGCATCTGCCATCGGGGCACTGATCGGTGCGCTCTATCTCAGTTCTCGCCCGGACAAACGAGGCATCGAAAAGCTGATTGTGGTTTCCCCGGTTGGTCTAGGCTTGGGGTTGCTGCTGTTTTCCCAATCTCGCACCCTCAGTTTTTCGCTGCTCTTGATCGCGTGTATTGGTCTGATGTTAGTGATTCAAAGTGCCAGCAGTAATACCTTTATTCAAACGATTGTGGAGGATCGTAAGCGGGGACGGGTGATGGGATTTTATACCCTTACGTCGGAAGCGGGGATTCCGTTGGGTAATCTCTTTGCTGGAATCCTAGCCAGCCAGATTGGTGTTCAAACAACGCTGGCTATAGAGGGGACTTTGTGTATCCTGATCGCGGTTGTTTTTCGGAAGTATTTACCCCATCTACGAGCGGCGATCGCTGCGGCTGGGTAGGCGAAGGTTCTGGGGGACAAACGCGGGGGGATAGATCCCGGAAGCTCTATCCCCTCCACCATTCGTTTACCCTCCGACGCTGTGCAAATGGTCGGCTAAGCGCATAGCTAACGCTGCCAGGGTCAGGGTTGGATTAGCGGCGGGTGATGCCGGGAAAACGGACAAATCGCAGGCATAGAGGTTGGTGTATCCGTGAAATTTGAGGTTGGTATCGACAACGCCTACCCCCGGTTCGCCCATCCGCAGGGTTCCGACTTCATGGGCAACTCCTCCTAGTCCGGCTTGTTTGAGGGTGAGATCCTGTCCGGCGATCGCCATACCTCCCAGAGCGTTAATGATCTGATCTTTGAGGGCATCGATTTCACCCAGGAATGGATTTGCGCTCGGGCTAGGCTGTATTTGCACGATCGGTTTCACG is a genomic window of Synechococcales cyanobacterium T60_A2020_003 containing:
- a CDS encoding MFS transporter; this encodes MEKRLNPTLTLSFCCNVLSHQRFHPKLPGLARLRQSFKALQHRNYRLYFVGQGISIVGTWMTQIAAIWLTYHLTNSPFLLGIVGFVGQSPSIVLAPVAGYLGDRWNRRHILLVTQSLALIRSLALAILAFTNHLDVGHLIVLSFIQGVLTAIDLPTRQAFVSEIVETKADLGSAIALNSSLVSGARLLAPAIAGLLLSSVGAGMCFLLDAISYGAVITALVAMKLQSRSRQCPQERHPPWHEISIGFSYTLHSQPIRTVLLLLAFTTFLGTPFIALGPVFADDVLGGNSDIFGFLMTASAIGALIGALYLSSRPDKRGIEKLIVVSPVGLGLGLLLFSQSRTLSFSLLLIACIGLMLVIQSASSNTFIQTIVEDRKRGRVMGFYTLTSEAGIPLGNLFAGILASQIGVQTTLAIEGTLCILIAVVFRKYLPHLRAAIAAAG
- the ftsH gene encoding ATP-dependent zinc metalloprotease FtsH, giving the protein MIAGRLKETPYSQYGVLLSVTNYVEFSASPSSGWMGSLLGWLLLLLIFLGMWSWIVNRGSMGGSALTIGKSKARIYSEGSVGVTFDDVAGIDEAKAELREIVDFLQNAEKYTRLGAKIPKGVLLVGPPGTGKTLLVRAIAGEARVPFFSISGSEFIELFVGVGAARVRDLFEQAKRQAPCIVFIDELDALGRSRASASPIQSSNEEREQTLNQLLSEMDGFDPNTGVILLAATNRPEVLDPALRRPGRFDRQIAIDRPDKGGREAILNLHANHVKLARDVDLSKLAARTPGFAGADLANLVNEAALLAAREGHDSVRMVDFNEAIERVVAGLEKKSRVLNELEKKIVAYHEVGHALIAALMPGSGSVEKISVVPRGIDALGYTLRLPEEDRFLMTESEIRGQLVMLLGGRSAEEVIFGSTSTGASDDLQKATDLAERFVTLYGMSDALGLVVVDRSPQTFLEGYSSPRRSVSAPVAATIDQAIHQLIDDAHRIALVILEQNRDLLDETARSLMEKEVLEGQDLKLVLSHVQAPGSLAEWLRTGKLGDRPPSEPPVLDNGKTSQPHVNPKFLL